From one Nitrosopumilus sp. genomic stretch:
- a CDS encoding sulfite exporter TauE/SafE family protein has translation MPVEIFLDPLTLFLSIISGIVVGFSLGLIGGGGSVLAVPLLMYVVGVKDIHVAIGTSALAIGIIALIHLFSHRKNRNLEIKKGIKFAFPGIVGTLIGSQLGLWTSSEYLLIMFAAFMAAIGVMMMKKKITKIETTGGHSVLFLVKKNLPLSGFSVGMLSGYFGIGGGFLIVPTMMYSGGLNIMQSIATSLVSVSSFGLVTAGRYFVSGNVDVIIAMLVIVGGVLGGYFGIKSSEKIPKENLVKIFSILLFGVASYILIRTVIL, from the coding sequence AGTTGAGATTTTCTTAGATCCTCTAACTCTATTTCTTTCAATTATTTCAGGAATAGTAGTTGGATTTAGCTTAGGATTGATAGGAGGAGGAGGCTCTGTTCTTGCAGTACCATTGCTGATGTATGTTGTAGGCGTAAAAGACATTCATGTAGCTATTGGTACATCTGCTCTTGCAATAGGAATTATAGCTTTGATCCATCTATTCTCCCATAGAAAAAATAGGAATTTGGAAATCAAAAAAGGCATAAAGTTTGCTTTTCCTGGAATTGTAGGAACTCTAATTGGTTCACAACTTGGTTTGTGGACTTCTTCAGAATATTTGTTAATTATGTTTGCAGCATTTATGGCAGCAATTGGAGTTATGATGATGAAAAAGAAAATTACTAAAATTGAGACAACCGGTGGACATTCAGTATTATTTTTAGTAAAGAAAAATCTACCATTATCTGGTTTCTCAGTAGGAATGCTTTCAGGGTATTTTGGTATCGGTGGTGGTTTTTTAATTGTTCCAACAATGATGTATTCAGGGGGCTTAAACATCATGCAATCAATTGCAACATCATTGGTTTCAGTTAGCTCTTTTGGACTAGTTACTGCTGGAAGATATTTTGTTTCAGGTAATGTAGATGTTATAATTGCAATGTTGGTTATCGTGGGCGGAGTATTAGGAGGTTATTTTGGCATAAAAAGCTCAGAAAAAATACCAAAAGAAAACCTCGTAAAAATATTTTCTATTTTGTTATTTGGTGTTGCATCATACATACTGATAAGAACAGTTATTCTTTGA
- a CDS encoding response regulator yields the protein MDIINYKVLIADDSAFMRTLLSKIFQHTAGVGEIFQVNNGEEALQAYKVQKPDLVTMDIDMPEMDGIEAAKLIKQYDSKAKIVIVSSSDKKNTRDEAEKIGVFGYIRKPFDRLEIKRIIENLSKE from the coding sequence ATGGATATTATAAACTACAAAGTACTGATAGCAGATGATTCAGCATTTATGAGAACATTACTATCAAAAATTTTTCAACATACAGCAGGAGTAGGAGAAATTTTTCAAGTAAACAATGGTGAAGAGGCTCTACAAGCATACAAGGTGCAAAAACCAGATCTGGTGACAATGGATATAGACATGCCAGAGATGGATGGAATTGAGGCTGCAAAACTGATTAAACAATATGATTCAAAAGCAAAGATAGTGATAGTTTCATCATCAGATAAGAAGAATACAAGAGATGAAGCAGAAAAAATAGGAGTTTTTGGGTACATAAGAAAACCATTTGATCGCTTAGAGATAAAGAGAATAATTGAGAATTTATCAAAAGAATAA
- a CDS encoding response regulator, with protein sequence MNNSVVVVDDNDDLLDSLTDFLQMKGFNILGCGHNGLEAVQLYEEYRPDVVLLDLSMPNYDGIYGLENIKKINPDAKVIILTGHYTERNRQKIKPFNVSKIMEKPCSLIKLDQVLRSLSIA encoded by the coding sequence ATGAATAACTCTGTTGTAGTAGTAGATGACAATGATGATTTACTTGATTCACTTACTGACTTTCTTCAAATGAAGGGATTCAATATTTTAGGATGCGGTCATAATGGATTAGAAGCAGTTCAGTTGTATGAAGAATACCGCCCAGATGTAGTTTTACTGGATCTATCGATGCCTAACTATGATGGAATTTATGGCCTCGAAAACATTAAAAAAATTAACCCTGATGCCAAAGTCATCATATTGACTGGACATTATACTGAAAGAAATAGGCAAAAAATTAAACCGTTTAATGTCTCTAAAATAATGGAAAAACCTTGTTCGCTGATCAAACTGGATCAAGTTTTACGATCGCTTAGCATAGCATAA